In Clostridium swellfunianum, a genomic segment contains:
- a CDS encoding NADH-ubiquinone oxidoreductase-F iron-sulfur binding region domain-containing protein, with protein MNKISSLAELQKLNKENKPLLELRQLSHDHIPTETKSIEKREILVCGGTGCKASRSDQIIRNLNRYIDLAGLTNKVHVSITGCFGFCEKGPIVKVSPDNVFYVHVKPEDTEDIVREHLVNGEVVERLLYEEPTIKEKVKRQDEMSFYGKQHRIALRNCGLINPENINEYIAEDGYMALAKALTEMTPDQVIQTMIDSGLRGRGGGGFSTGQKWLFTRRSKADQKYIICNADEGDPGAFMDRSILEGDPNSVIEAMAIAGYAIGASEGYIYIRAEYPLAIERLRKAIDQAREVGLLGKDILSTGFDFDIKIKFGAGAFVCGEETALIHSIEGSRGEPTTKPPFPAVSGLWEKPTCVNNVETFANIPPVILNGPSWYSSMGTKTSKGTKVFALAGKINNVGLVEVPMGTTLKEIIYDIGGGIKNGRKFKAVQTGGPSGGCIPSSMLDIPIDYESLNSIGSMMGSGGMIVMDEDNCMVDIAKFYLEFTVDESCGKCTPCRVGNKRLLEILTRITQGKGTEQDLIDLKELAETIKDTSLCGLGQTAPNPVLSTMKYFMDEYEAHVREKRCPAGVCQSLLQYYVTDKCIGCTKCARQCPVSCISGKVKEKHVIGQDKCIKCGACLTSCPVKAIVKR; from the coding sequence TTGAACAAAATAAGTTCTTTAGCTGAACTTCAAAAACTAAATAAAGAAAATAAGCCTCTTCTTGAACTGAGGCAGCTATCTCATGATCATATACCTACGGAAACAAAGTCAATAGAAAAGAGAGAGATTTTAGTATGCGGCGGAACCGGCTGCAAAGCCTCTAGAAGTGATCAAATAATTAGAAACCTAAATAGATATATAGACTTAGCTGGTCTTACAAATAAAGTTCATGTATCTATCACAGGATGTTTCGGCTTCTGCGAAAAAGGTCCAATAGTTAAAGTAAGTCCTGACAATGTATTTTACGTTCATGTAAAGCCTGAAGATACTGAGGATATAGTTAGAGAGCACTTAGTTAACGGCGAGGTAGTGGAAAGACTTTTATATGAAGAACCAACAATAAAGGAAAAAGTCAAAAGACAGGATGAGATGTCCTTTTATGGAAAACAGCATCGTATAGCACTTAGAAACTGCGGACTTATAAATCCTGAAAACATAAACGAATACATCGCTGAAGATGGCTATATGGCTCTTGCAAAAGCATTAACTGAAATGACTCCTGATCAAGTTATACAAACTATGATTGATTCAGGCTTGAGAGGTCGTGGAGGCGGTGGCTTTTCAACAGGTCAAAAGTGGCTATTTACAAGAAGAAGTAAAGCTGACCAAAAATATATTATATGTAACGCTGACGAAGGAGACCCAGGAGCATTTATGGATCGTTCCATACTTGAAGGAGATCCTAACAGTGTTATAGAAGCTATGGCTATAGCAGGCTATGCTATAGGTGCATCTGAAGGCTACATCTATATAAGGGCAGAATATCCTCTGGCCATAGAAAGACTTAGAAAAGCTATAGACCAAGCTCGTGAGGTAGGTCTTTTAGGAAAAGATATTTTAAGCACAGGCTTTGATTTTGATATAAAAATTAAATTTGGTGCCGGAGCTTTCGTTTGCGGTGAAGAAACAGCACTCATTCACTCAATAGAAGGAAGTCGTGGAGAGCCAACTACAAAGCCTCCATTTCCAGCAGTAAGCGGACTATGGGAAAAGCCTACCTGCGTTAATAACGTAGAAACCTTTGCCAATATACCTCCTGTTATACTTAATGGCCCAAGCTGGTACAGCTCAATGGGAACAAAAACCTCTAAGGGTACTAAGGTTTTCGCTCTTGCAGGAAAGATAAACAACGTTGGTCTTGTTGAAGTCCCTATGGGAACAACTCTTAAAGAAATTATTTATGATATCGGAGGCGGAATAAAGAACGGTCGCAAATTTAAGGCAGTACAAACTGGTGGTCCTTCAGGTGGATGTATCCCTTCTTCCATGCTTGATATTCCAATAGATTATGAATCGCTTAACAGTATAGGCTCCATGATGGGCTCAGGCGGAATGATTGTTATGGATGAAGATAATTGCATGGTTGATATAGCTAAGTTCTATCTTGAATTTACAGTTGATGAGTCTTGTGGAAAATGTACTCCTTGTCGTGTTGGAAATAAGAGACTACTAGAAATTTTAACCAGAATAACTCAAGGTAAAGGAACTGAACAAGATTTAATAGACTTAAAGGAACTTGCTGAAACAATAAAAGATACTTCACTTTGCGGTCTTGGCCAAACAGCTCCAAATCCAGTATTAAGCACTATGAAATATTTCATGGATGAATATGAAGCTCACGTTAGAGAAAAGCGCTGCCCAGCAGGAGTTTGCCAATCACTTCTGCAATACTATGTAACTGATAAGTGTATAGGTTGTACAAAGTGTGCTAGACAGTGTCCAGTAAGCTGTATAAGCGGAAAAGTTAAAGAAAAGCATGTTATTGGTCAAGACAAGTGCATCAAGTGCGGTGCTTGTTTAACTTCCTGTCCAGTAAAGGCAATAGTTAAAAGATAG
- a CDS encoding DMT family transporter translates to MSNAKIYFLMVLCTIFWAGAFIAAKLSSPFIPPFTLTFLRFFIATLILYIVIKYKKQEIYKLKIKDFPIFLFTGLVGMFGYHVLFFIAVKYTSAINSSIIGASNPIITSILSIIFLKDKLTYKRILGIILSFTGVFLTLTNANLSVIKSFSFNYGDIIMLLAVFMWASYGVFSKWVMPRYSPIILTFYSFLFCTILIIPFVVYEMPWELINSIPYYSFIAVIYMSIFPSVVGYLVQQISIKQIGPSKTSIFINLVPIFSIILSVLILKETLNPIKLLTAALIILGVYICQKN, encoded by the coding sequence ATGTCTAATGCTAAAATTTATTTTTTAATGGTACTCTGCACAATATTCTGGGCTGGGGCCTTTATTGCGGCCAAGCTCTCATCACCGTTTATACCACCTTTCACTCTAACGTTTTTAAGATTTTTCATAGCAACTTTGATTCTTTATATAGTTATTAAATATAAAAAACAAGAAATATATAAACTTAAAATAAAAGATTTTCCTATATTTTTATTTACCGGATTAGTTGGAATGTTTGGCTATCATGTTCTGTTTTTTATAGCCGTTAAATATACATCAGCTATAAATTCTTCTATTATTGGAGCTTCAAACCCTATAATAACATCCATACTAAGCATAATTTTTCTTAAAGATAAGCTTACTTATAAACGAATCTTAGGAATTATTCTATCTTTTACCGGCGTATTTTTAACTTTGACAAATGCTAATCTATCTGTTATAAAATCCTTTTCCTTCAATTATGGAGATATAATAATGCTGTTAGCAGTCTTTATGTGGGCATCATATGGAGTTTTTAGCAAATGGGTTATGCCTAGATACTCTCCAATAATATTAACCTTTTATAGTTTTTTGTTTTGCACTATTTTAATAATACCTTTTGTTGTATATGAGATGCCCTGGGAACTTATCAATTCTATTCCTTATTACTCCTTTATAGCTGTAATATACATGAGCATTTTCCCATCAGTCGTAGGCTATCTCGTTCAACAGATATCTATAAAACAAATAGGTCCGAGCAAAACATCAATTTTTATAAACTTAGTCCCCATATTTTCAATAATTCTTTCTGTATTAATACTAAAAGAAACCTTAAATCCTATCAAACTTCTAACTGCCGCCTTAATAATATTAGGCGTATATATATGTCAAAAAAATTAA
- a CDS encoding adenylosuccinate synthase → MSAFIVVGAQWGDEGKGKMTDYLAEKAEVIVRFQGGNNAGHTVEVGDKQYKLHLIPSGILYGTKLNVMGNGMVLDPKALFAEIDYLEGLGVKVTPENLIISDRAQVIMPYHRVLDALKEKARGKNDIGTTGKGIGPCYTDKVERSGVRVCDLINNDVLKEKLQESLKAKNEIIAKVYEGEVLDFEEIYKEYSAYAERIKPFVRDISVRVYDEIKAGKKVLFEGAQGTLLDIDYGTYPYVTSSNTIAGGVCTGAGIGPTMIDSAVGIAKAYTTRVGKGPFPTELNDEMGEWIREKGREYGVTTGRARRCGWLDLVILKSSARVSGLTSFAVTKIDTLAGIEKIKVCVGYKFEDKVIDYFPASLEDLAKCEPVYEEFDGWDESVAEARSYEELPKNAKKYLRRIEEFTGVKISIVSVGPRRDQTMEVADI, encoded by the coding sequence ATGTCAGCGTTTATAGTAGTTGGAGCTCAATGGGGAGATGAAGGTAAGGGAAAAATGACTGATTACCTTGCTGAAAAGGCTGAGGTTATAGTTAGGTTTCAAGGCGGAAATAATGCAGGCCATACCGTTGAGGTGGGAGATAAGCAGTATAAGCTGCATCTTATACCTTCTGGTATTCTATATGGAACTAAGCTAAATGTTATGGGAAATGGAATGGTGCTTGACCCTAAAGCCTTGTTTGCTGAGATTGATTATTTAGAAGGTTTAGGAGTTAAAGTTACTCCAGAGAATCTGATAATAAGTGATAGAGCCCAAGTTATTATGCCTTATCACAGAGTATTAGATGCCCTAAAGGAAAAAGCTAGAGGCAAAAATGATATAGGAACAACTGGAAAAGGTATAGGACCATGTTATACTGATAAGGTTGAAAGAAGTGGTGTAAGGGTTTGCGATCTTATCAATAATGATGTGCTTAAGGAAAAGCTTCAGGAAAGTTTAAAGGCTAAAAATGAAATTATTGCAAAGGTTTATGAGGGTGAGGTATTAGATTTTGAAGAAATCTATAAGGAATACTCAGCCTATGCAGAAAGAATCAAACCTTTTGTTAGAGATATATCCGTTAGGGTTTACGATGAAATTAAGGCAGGTAAGAAGGTTCTTTTTGAGGGTGCACAAGGGACACTTCTTGATATAGATTATGGAACTTATCCGTATGTAACTTCTTCAAACACAATAGCAGGCGGAGTTTGTACAGGGGCTGGAATTGGACCAACTATGATAGACAGTGCTGTTGGAATAGCTAAGGCTTATACAACTAGAGTTGGAAAAGGGCCTTTCCCAACAGAGCTTAACGATGAAATGGGAGAGTGGATAAGAGAAAAGGGAAGAGAATATGGCGTTACGACAGGAAGAGCTAGACGTTGCGGATGGCTAGACCTTGTTATTTTGAAATCCTCAGCAAGAGTTTCCGGACTTACAAGTTTTGCTGTAACAAAGATAGATACACTTGCAGGCATTGAAAAGATAAAGGTATGCGTTGGATATAAATTTGAAGATAAGGTTATAGACTATTTCCCTGCAAGTCTTGAAGACCTCGCAAAATGCGAACCAGTTTATGAAGAGTTTGACGGCTGGGATGAAAGTGTAGCAGAAGCAAGAAGTTACGAGGAGCTTCCAAAGAATGCAAAGAAATATTTAAGAAGAATAGAAGAATTTACTGGAGTTAAGATTTCTATAGTGTCAGTAGGACCAAGAAGAGACCAAACAATGGAAGTAGCAGATATATAA
- a CDS encoding HD domain-containing phosphohydrolase, translated as MIDFKDNNETNNRLYKLRSSVLELTQQGVVIINNQGIIEYVNPAVGTILGSTDTVGLNMLEFDTIRCSNIYQGIIKSFNGISSEINNEQYTSYTTGIKRVLNILINPIVSEQSEEIEGAILIIHDVTEQYNLKLKMESTYLSTISALAEAVDARDEYTGEHSKNVSRFVALLCNNLKLSEEEIDKIKIAATIHDIGKIGVRDNVLNKPDKLTFEEYEIMKTHPSIGADIIGKIDGFDDIAKIIKHHHEKWDGRGYPDKLRGEEIPIGSQIIAIADTYDAIVSNRVYRKSLGRDRAIEILLEERGKQFNPELVDLFVKEIVNLSLNSQDEAI; from the coding sequence ATGATAGACTTTAAAGATAATAATGAAACTAATAATAGGCTTTATAAGTTGAGGTCTTCTGTGCTTGAGCTAACACAGCAGGGAGTTGTTATTATAAACAACCAGGGAATAATTGAGTATGTAAATCCGGCTGTTGGAACTATTTTAGGATCTACTGATACTGTAGGGCTTAACATGCTTGAGTTTGATACAATAAGATGCTCTAATATTTATCAGGGTATTATAAAATCTTTCAATGGTATTTCATCAGAAATTAATAATGAACAGTATACTTCATATACAACAGGGATTAAGAGGGTATTAAATATTTTAATTAATCCAATTGTCTCTGAGCAATCTGAAGAAATAGAGGGAGCAATACTTATTATTCACGATGTAACGGAACAATACAACTTAAAGCTTAAGATGGAATCTACATACTTATCAACTATATCAGCATTGGCAGAAGCTGTAGATGCCAGGGATGAATATACTGGTGAGCACTCTAAAAATGTTTCAAGGTTTGTAGCTTTGCTATGTAATAATTTAAAACTTAGCGAGGAAGAAATTGATAAGATTAAAATAGCTGCAACAATCCATGACATAGGTAAAATTGGAGTTAGGGACAATGTTTTAAATAAGCCTGATAAGCTTACATTTGAAGAATATGAGATAATGAAGACACATCCTTCTATAGGTGCTGATATAATTGGCAAGATAGATGGGTTTGATGATATTGCAAAAATAATTAAACACCATCATGAGAAGTGGGATGGAAGAGGGTATCCAGACAAGCTAAGAGGAGAAGAGATTCCGATTGGTTCACAGATTATTGCTATTGCTGATACCTATGACGCAATAGTGTCAAACAGAGTATACAGGAAGAGTCTTGGAAGAGATAGGGCTATTGAAATATTACTTGAAGAAAGAGGAAAGCAATTTAATCCTGAATTAGTAGATTTGTTTGTAAAAGAAATTGTTAATTTAAGCCTTAATAGTCAAGATGAAGCTATATAA
- a CDS encoding NAD(P)/FAD-dependent oxidoreductase: MNKVYDVVIVGAGASGIFTAYELIKKNTNINILIIEKGNSLDKRVCPIDGNKIKTCIHCKVCNIMNGYGGAGSLSDGKYNITNNFGGELYKYVGRDNAIELMNYVDEVLCSMGGADAKLYSTSHTELKSKALQYDLHLLDAKVRHLGTDRNLVILNNIYDFLKDKVDFLFNREVIEIGKSDDEFFIKTKDELYTCRDLVIATGRSGSKWISEMCKKLKISTESNRVDIGVRVELPAAVFEHITKEVYESKIIYRTKKYSDFVRTFCMNPHGEVVNENTNGIVTVNGHSYSNPELHTDNTNFALLVSNHFTEPFKNSNEYGESIARLSNMLGGGVLVQRFGDLVQGRRTNEHRLAKSFTRPTLNATPGDLSLVLPKRQLDDIIEMIYALDKIAPGTANEDTLLYGVEVKFYNSMVEVNNDLETNIKGLYVLGDGSGVTHSLSQASASGVHVGRILAKKYN, translated from the coding sequence ATGAATAAGGTTTATGACGTTGTAATAGTTGGTGCAGGAGCTAGTGGCATATTTACTGCTTACGAGCTTATAAAGAAAAATACGAACATTAATATTTTAATAATAGAAAAAGGCAATAGTCTTGATAAAAGAGTGTGTCCTATAGATGGAAATAAAATAAAAACTTGTATTCATTGCAAGGTGTGTAATATAATGAATGGCTATGGCGGTGCAGGTAGCTTATCGGATGGAAAGTACAATATAACAAATAATTTTGGCGGAGAGCTTTATAAATATGTAGGAAGAGATAATGCAATCGAGCTTATGAACTATGTTGATGAAGTGCTCTGCAGTATGGGTGGAGCTGATGCAAAACTATATTCCACTTCCCACACAGAGCTTAAAAGTAAAGCGCTTCAATATGATTTACACCTTCTAGATGCTAAGGTGAGACATCTAGGAACTGATAGAAATTTAGTTATTCTTAATAATATATACGATTTTTTAAAGGATAAGGTTGACTTCTTATTTAATAGAGAAGTTATTGAAATAGGCAAGAGTGACGATGAGTTTTTTATAAAAACTAAGGATGAACTTTATACTTGTAGAGATTTAGTTATTGCAACAGGCCGCTCTGGCTCGAAATGGATTTCTGAAATGTGTAAAAAGCTTAAGATAAGTACAGAAAGCAACAGAGTGGATATTGGAGTTAGAGTAGAGCTTCCTGCGGCTGTTTTTGAACATATAACAAAAGAGGTTTATGAAAGTAAAATTATATACAGGACTAAAAAATACTCTGATTTTGTTAGAACCTTCTGTATGAATCCTCACGGAGAGGTTGTAAATGAAAATACAAATGGGATAGTAACTGTTAACGGACACAGTTATTCAAATCCAGAGCTTCATACAGATAATACAAATTTTGCACTATTGGTTTCAAATCATTTTACGGAGCCTTTTAAAAACAGCAATGAGTATGGAGAATCAATTGCAAGGCTAAGCAATATGCTTGGTGGTGGAGTACTAGTTCAAAGATTTGGAGATTTAGTCCAAGGAAGAAGAACTAATGAACATAGATTGGCAAAGAGTTTTACAAGGCCAACACTTAATGCCACTCCTGGAGATTTAAGCCTTGTTTTGCCAAAAAGGCAGCTGGATGATATTATTGAAATGATCTATGCATTAGATAAAATTGCTCCAGGAACAGCGAATGAAGATACCCTTTTATATGGTGTTGAAGTTAAATTTTATAATTCTATGGTAGAAGTTAATAATGATTTAGAGACAAATATTAAAGGTTTATACGTTCTTGGTGATGGTTCAGGAGTTACACACTCGCTTTCACAGGCTTCAGCAAGTGGAGTACATGTAGGAAGAATTTTAGCGAAAAAATATAACTAG
- the nuoE gene encoding NADH-quinone oxidoreductase subunit NuoE, whose amino-acid sequence MCKSILVEEKFHELEEFIKSLPDKKGALIEVLHKAQHIFGYLPEEVQIFVAEKLNIPTSKVFGVVSFYSYFTTTPRGEYVVNVCMGTACFVRGAANVLAEFEKQLGINVGQTTSDNKFTIEVLRCVGACGLAPVVTINDRVYGHVTPNDVKKILAEYQD is encoded by the coding sequence ATGTGCAAAAGTATCCTCGTTGAGGAAAAGTTCCACGAGCTGGAAGAATTCATAAAAAGCCTTCCTGATAAAAAAGGTGCTTTGATTGAGGTTCTTCATAAAGCCCAGCATATTTTCGGTTATTTGCCTGAAGAAGTACAGATCTTTGTTGCAGAAAAACTGAATATACCTACATCTAAAGTGTTTGGCGTTGTAAGTTTTTATTCCTATTTTACTACTACACCTAGAGGAGAATATGTTGTGAATGTTTGTATGGGAACAGCATGCTTTGTTCGTGGTGCTGCCAATGTATTAGCAGAGTTTGAAAAACAGCTTGGCATAAATGTTGGACAAACTACATCAGACAACAAGTTCACAATCGAAGTACTTCGTTGCGTTGGAGCATGCGGTCTTGCCCCGGTAGTTACTATAAATGACAGAGTTTACGGCCATGTTACTCCAAACGATGTAAAAAAAATATTAGCTGAATATCAGGATTAA
- the pgsA gene encoding CDP-diacylglycerol--glycerol-3-phosphate 3-phosphatidyltransferase, with product MNIPNMLTFLRLVLIPVFIIVFFSGNPNSLLYAIAIFLIAGITDFLDGYLARKYKLITKIGIVLDPLADKLMLLTVLSCLVIGFYIPIWVLIIIASKELFMIFSGIFLYKKGTVIPSNILGKASTIFFYISIFILVFNDKVGACLLYLSVGIAIAALFNYSRLYTKNKKADEDVSSTLNQ from the coding sequence ATGAATATACCTAACATGCTTACATTTCTCAGACTAGTATTAATACCAGTCTTTATCATTGTTTTCTTTTCCGGAAATCCTAACAGCCTTTTATATGCTATCGCTATATTTTTAATAGCAGGAATAACAGATTTTTTAGATGGATACCTAGCTAGAAAATACAAATTAATAACCAAAATAGGCATCGTATTAGACCCTCTTGCAGATAAGCTTATGCTCCTTACAGTCTTATCCTGCCTTGTAATAGGGTTTTATATTCCTATATGGGTACTTATAATAATTGCTTCAAAGGAACTTTTTATGATTTTCTCTGGTATCTTTCTATATAAAAAAGGTACTGTCATACCTTCGAACATTTTAGGTAAAGCATCTACTATATTTTTTTATATATCGATTTTTATTCTTGTATTTAATGATAAAGTAGGGGCATGCCTCTTATATTTATCAGTAGGTATAGCTATTGCCGCACTTTTCAATTACTCAAGACTATATACAAAAAATAAAAAAGCAGATGAGGATGTATCATCTACCTTAAACCAATAA
- a CDS encoding DUF1858 domain-containing protein, producing MAKVTGDMTIGEVVRMHPDASRVLMSFGMGCISUPGAQMETLEEGALVHGLDVEEMLEALNKLFE from the coding sequence ATGGCTAAAGTAACTGGTGATATGACTATTGGTGAAGTAGTTAGAATGCATCCAGATGCTTCTAGAGTTCTTATGTCCTTTGGAATGGGCTGCATCAGCTGACCGGGCGCGCAAATGGAAACCCTTGAAGAGGGTGCGCTTGTCCATGGATTGGACGTAGAAGAAATGTTAGAAGCATTAAATAAGTTGTTTGAATAG